In Pseudomonadota bacterium, one DNA window encodes the following:
- a CDS encoding TVP38/TMEM64 family protein, translated as MQKNSKIRRNDPPVVTTSINHRFFNRILLLLVLIASGTYGFLHYDLYVYFIHKEKAIAFINSYHPYDEFVFISLQILQVVAAPIPGEVTGLIGGYLYGPLLGTIYSTIGLTIGSWLAFLLARIFGLPFVERIVKPEIIQKYDYVMEHRGALISFVLFLIPGFPKDCLCYIMGLSHMTTTTFLVVST; from the coding sequence ATGCAAAAAAACTCGAAGATAAGAAGGAATGACCCTCCCGTTGTGACGACCTCGATAAATCACCGCTTTTTCAACAGGATCCTGTTACTCCTCGTCCTGATTGCCTCAGGAACCTATGGTTTTCTTCATTATGACCTCTATGTCTACTTTATCCATAAGGAGAAGGCGATCGCTTTCATCAATTCCTATCATCCTTATGACGAGTTTGTTTTCATATCCCTTCAAATCCTGCAGGTTGTAGCAGCCCCGATACCGGGAGAAGTCACCGGCCTCATTGGCGGGTACCTCTATGGTCCTCTCCTGGGCACGATCTATTCCACCATCGGCCTCACCATCGGTTCGTGGCTTGCCTTTCTCCTTGCCAGAATATTTGGTCTTCCTTTTGTGGAAAGGATAGTGAAACCTGAGATTATCCAGAAATACGACTACGTCATGGAACACCGGGGGGCTCTTATTTCCTTCGTCCTCTTTCTCATCCCGGGATTCCCAAAGGACTGCCTGTGCTACATCATGGGGTTGAGTCACATGACAACAACAACATTCCTCGTCGTTTCCACAAT
- the cheB gene encoding chemotaxis-specific protein-glutamate methyltransferase CheB, translated as MRIAIVNSTDMSVEIIRRVVTSQPGNEIAWVASSGAEAVEKTVRDKPDLILMDLTLPIMDGVNATGKIMKDHPCAILIVTEAVSNHSKIFEAMGRGALDAVGTPVLDARGNVKGGQELLKKIEIIARLIGKESRQIMNGTAVPAASLEPVIPMIAIGSSTGGPKVLADILSRMPVKLGASIVIVQHVDVQFVNGLVEWLGEQTKLKVVLAKKGMHPEIDKVFIAGTNDHLVLGPDLAFHYTEEPKDYPYRPSVDTFFYSIKHYWPVKGVAVLLTGMGRDGAKGLLELRKAGWYTIAQNEKTSAVYGMPKAAVELEAAMEMAAMEILPVEKIVHSIVKQIKNMEGHL; from the coding sequence ATGCGTATAGCAATCGTTAATAGCACAGATATGTCAGTAGAGATTATCCGGAGGGTCGTTACCTCTCAGCCGGGAAATGAAATTGCATGGGTTGCCTCAAGCGGCGCAGAGGCTGTGGAAAAAACCGTCAGAGATAAGCCGGACCTTATTTTGATGGATCTGACATTACCCATTATGGACGGAGTCAATGCTACCGGGAAGATTATGAAAGATCATCCCTGCGCCATTCTGATCGTAACAGAAGCAGTTTCAAATCACTCAAAGATATTCGAAGCCATGGGGAGAGGGGCCCTCGACGCAGTGGGTACACCTGTGCTTGATGCAAGAGGAAACGTTAAAGGCGGGCAGGAATTGCTCAAAAAGATTGAAATTATAGCAAGACTTATCGGTAAAGAGAGCCGGCAGATAATGAACGGAACGGCTGTACCGGCAGCCTCACTTGAGCCCGTCATCCCTATGATAGCTATAGGTTCTTCAACGGGCGGTCCAAAGGTCCTTGCTGATATTCTCTCCCGGATGCCGGTAAAACTCGGTGCATCTATTGTGATAGTGCAGCATGTAGACGTCCAGTTTGTTAATGGACTTGTAGAATGGCTGGGGGAGCAGACAAAGCTTAAAGTAGTTCTTGCGAAAAAAGGTATGCATCCGGAAATAGACAAGGTTTTTATTGCAGGAACGAATGATCATCTGGTCCTCGGTCCCGATCTTGCCTTCCATTACACGGAAGAGCCGAAGGATTATCCATACAGGCCATCAGTGGACACGTTTTTCTACAGTATAAAACATTATTGGCCCGTGAAAGGCGTGGCGGTGCTCCTCACGGGAATGGGAAGAGATGGAGCTAAGGGGCTTTTAGAATTACGCAAAGCAGGATGGTATACCATAGCCCAGAATGAAAAAACATCCGCAGTCTACGGTATGCCAAAAGCGGCTGTAGAATTAGAGGCAGCAATGGAAATGGCAGCAATGGAAATTCTCCCTGTCGAAAAAATTGTACATTCAATCGTTAAACAGATTAAAAACATGGAAGGGCATTTATGA
- a CDS encoding fused response regulator/phosphatase, translating into MNIDDTRQFSAPITEHTITVFLVDDQLIVGEMVRRMLAPEKDIVFHYCQDPTQAIKMAAEISPTVILQDLIMPEIDGLTLVKFFRAHKKLKDVPLIVLSSKEEAVTKADAFAVGANDYLVKLPDRIELIARIRYHSKGYIALLQRNEAYQALFKSRQVLAAQLASAAEYVVSLLPAPVKEGDIITEWRYVPSAELGGDSFGYHWIDEEHFAIYLLDVCDHGVGPALLSVSALNVLRSQTLRNTNFRVPEEVLVALNETFQMEKQNNLYFTIWYGVFNKTTRELKHASAGHPPPLFISASGEVIELRTQNMFIGGMPDMVYAGDAVVVDIPSRLYVFSDGVFEVTKTDGTMWTFEELKEFLKNKPDGDTSEIDSLYSYLQGIHGNKGFEDDFSMLKVEFL; encoded by the coding sequence ATGAATATTGATGATACCAGACAGTTTTCAGCTCCCATAACGGAGCATACCATTACGGTTTTCTTAGTGGATGACCAGCTTATAGTGGGAGAAATGGTGAGGCGCATGCTTGCGCCTGAGAAGGACATTGTTTTTCATTATTGCCAGGATCCGACTCAGGCGATTAAAATGGCAGCAGAGATATCGCCGACGGTGATACTTCAGGATTTGATTATGCCTGAAATCGACGGGCTAACCCTCGTGAAGTTTTTCAGGGCACACAAGAAACTGAAAGATGTCCCTCTTATTGTGCTTTCAAGTAAGGAAGAGGCAGTAACCAAGGCAGATGCCTTTGCAGTGGGCGCCAATGACTATCTCGTTAAACTTCCTGACAGGATTGAACTGATTGCCCGCATACGCTACCACTCAAAAGGCTACATCGCCCTTCTCCAGAGAAATGAGGCATATCAAGCGCTTTTCAAGAGCCGGCAGGTCCTTGCTGCACAGCTTGCCAGTGCAGCCGAATATGTTGTTTCACTTCTCCCCGCGCCGGTTAAAGAAGGTGATATCATTACAGAATGGCGATATGTCCCCTCTGCTGAACTTGGGGGGGATTCCTTCGGTTATCACTGGATCGATGAGGAGCATTTTGCCATATATCTTCTCGATGTCTGTGACCATGGTGTCGGGCCGGCATTATTGTCCGTGTCTGCCCTTAATGTGTTGAGATCGCAGACCCTGCGGAATACAAATTTCAGGGTACCGGAAGAGGTCCTCGTTGCCCTGAATGAAACATTTCAGATGGAGAAGCAGAACAACCTCTATTTTACCATCTGGTACGGGGTATTTAATAAAACTACCAGAGAGCTGAAACATGCCAGTGCAGGTCACCCGCCCCCACTGTTCATATCCGCATCGGGTGAAGTAATTGAACTAAGGACCCAGAATATGTTCATCGGCGGTATGCCTGACATGGTTTATGCAGGCGATGCTGTTGTAGTGGATATACCGTCACGATTATACGTGTTTTCTGACGGTGTTTTTGAGGTAACAAAAACCGACGGGACAATGTGGACTTTTGAGGAACTGAAAGAATTCTTAAAAAACAAACCGGATGGAGACACATCAGAGATAGATTCACTATATTCCTATCTCCAGGGAATACATGGTAATAAGGGTTTTGAAGACGACTTCTCCATGCTCAAGGTGGAATTTTTATAA
- a CDS encoding formylglycine-generating enzyme family protein translates to MYKKVILSVGIFIFLISLAACRSAGIVSPEPASSASSPPLELVFVKAGCFDMGDTFSNGHVNEKPVHNACVSDFYMGKHEVTQGQWKAVMGNNPSRSSSCGDACPVENVSWDDTQEFIKKFNSRDGKSYRLPTEAEWEYAARSGGKKEKYAGISSDSDLGSYAWYTSNSGNKTHPVGQKQPNSLGLYDMSGNVWEWVQDWYDKDYYSSSPRNNPKGPSSGSRKVLRGGSWDVNPGDVRASNRGSGFPPYGDVSLGFRVASSK, encoded by the coding sequence ATGTACAAGAAGGTTATTCTTTCAGTCGGGATTTTTATTTTTCTGATATCCCTTGCCGCGTGCAGATCAGCCGGTATTGTGTCGCCTGAACCAGCTTCATCAGCTTCATCGCCCCCATTGGAATTAGTCTTTGTCAAAGCTGGCTGCTTCGATATGGGGGATACCTTTAGTAACGGCCACGTCAATGAAAAACCTGTCCACAATGCCTGCGTCTCTGATTTCTATATGGGTAAACATGAAGTTACACAGGGACAGTGGAAGGCCGTTATGGGAAATAACCCCTCACGTTCTTCATCCTGCGGCGATGCCTGCCCCGTAGAAAATGTTTCCTGGGATGACACCCAGGAATTCATTAAAAAATTCAATTCCCGTGACGGCAAATCCTACCGCCTCCCCACTGAAGCAGAGTGGGAATATGCCGCCCGTAGTGGTGGTAAGAAAGAGAAATACGCGGGCATAAGCTCCGATTCAGACCTTGGAAGCTATGCCTGGTATACCTCGAATTCAGGCAATAAAACCCACCCGGTAGGCCAGAAACAACCCAACTCCCTTGGTCTCTATGACATGTCCGGCAATGTATGGGAATGGGTACAAGATTGGTATGATAAAGACTACTACTCAAGCAGCCCCAGAAACAACCCTAAAGGTCCATCTTCCGGTAGTAGGAAGGTGCTTCGTGGCGGCAGCTGGGACGTCAATCCGGGAGATGTCCGTGCTTCGAACCGGGGCAGCGGCTTTCCGCCGTACGGGGACGTCAGCCTCGGGTTTCGGGTTGCCTCCTCCAAGTAG
- the tatA gene encoding twin-arginine translocase TatA/TatE family subunit → MFGIGMPEFLVILVVALIIFGPGKLPEIGNSMGKAIRGFKEAMNEPEKKPEDITDAKKLEDKKE, encoded by the coding sequence ATGTTTGGAATTGGAATGCCCGAATTTCTTGTCATACTGGTCGTAGCCTTGATCATCTTCGGGCCCGGTAAACTCCCGGAAATAGGGAATTCTATGGGCAAAGCCATTAGAGGTTTTAAAGAAGCCATGAATGAACCGGAAAAGAAACCGGAAGACATAACAGATGCAAAAAAACTCGAAGATAAGAAGGAATGA